One Parashewanella spongiae genomic window, TCACGAAGACTTGTCGAAGGACTCGCTTGTCGTGCTCATACCTGCCTTTACCATGAGTCAATTAATTGAAGCTTTTAAAATCGGATTGTTGATTTATCTCCCGTTTGTGGCCATTGATATTATCGTGTCGAACATTTTGTTAGCCATGGGGATGATGATGGTTTCGCCTATGACGATAGCCTTGCCGTTTAAGATCCTTATTTTCATTATGATGGGCGGCTGGGAAAAACTTGTTACTCAATTAATGTTGTCATTCGCATGAATCAAACAGAACTGATCCACCTTACCTCCGAACTTCTATGGATAACATTATTGCTATCTCTTCCTACCGTACTTGTCGCATCCATTCTTGGTATTGCTGTCAGTTTGGTGCAAGCCCTCACTCAGATACAAGACCAAACTCTACAGTTTTTAATCAAATTAGTTGGTGTGAGTATCGTTATGGTTATGACATATAACTGGATGGGTGTGGCTATGCTCAATTATGCTAACCATGTATTTGACCTGATTAGCCAAGTTGGGGGTTAGGTTTGGACAATGTGCTCTATCAAGCACTTACTGAATATTTACCAGTAATGTCATTAGCAATGATGAGA contains:
- the sctS gene encoding type III secretion system export apparatus subunit SctS gives rise to the protein MNQTELIHLTSELLWITLLLSLPTVLVASILGIAVSLVQALTQIQDQTLQFLIKLVGVSIVMVMTYNWMGVAMLNYANHVFDLISQVGG